In Vespa crabro chromosome 5, iyVesCrab1.2, whole genome shotgun sequence, a single window of DNA contains:
- the LOC124424137 gene encoding probable ubiquitin carboxyl-terminal hydrolase FAF-X isoform X1 produces the protein MTIATRGQGVGIDPPDSQQSSQMHSPPGSQQLADSMSGLHLAENVVQTECVNDTITSVDDSNQHLREPDFPISKLNILHEKISSSRWVVPVLPEQELECLLQASIELCKKGIDVQSEACQRFFREGLTISFTKILTDDAVNSWKSHIHNYINANCEHLVELCVLKLDEDWFPLLDLLAMVFDPSNKFHTFNAARASETVPPGCNIPDEELYARPPIESRTPRGWLVDLINRFGRLKGFEILLSRFQSRRNLTVPVIYALIRPFGLCYELLTVHTIIKYLMPIVEMIPVILDNLTDDELKKEAKNEAKNDAISAIIKAAKCLVSRVPHQEEMIKNLEILRLKMILRLLQISSFNGKMNALNEVNKVITSVNYYQHRNTAVEEEEWLTAERMAKWIKDNGVLEIVLRDSLHQPQYVEKLEKILRFIIKVRALTLEDLDNIWAAQAGKHEAIVKNVHDLLAKLAWDFSPEQLDHLFECFQASWKTANKKQREKLLELIRRLAEDDKDGVMAHKVLTLFWNLAHSDEVPTEIMDQALNAHVKILDYSCSQERDAQKTIWLDKCVEELKSGDKWALPALKQIREICLLYEANSNPAHQRSHNLHYRQDVIERLQQDHLVVVLVTNSLTNYMDKVRQLVKENPDLDPNTFVPDGRYNHIMQVHERLNFLRFLLRDGQLWLCAEQANQIWQCLAEQGVFVSDREACFKWFSKLMGEEQDLDPGITTNFFENNILRLDPTLLTESGIKCYERFFKTVNSKQGKLILKKRTLLMDDVDLIGTDYLWRVVTNSPEEIANRAIELLKEVNTNLGPRLQSSALEFHDDYIAECMDRLKTHYDTVSALSKVYLGKKEERDEQMSNKIKVEAIKMCRVMKVLQEYINECDTAFPEERKILPLHRAARGKHLSLIIRFPNHIRNTDDIEIYTHSNDTLASLKRQILRRLKGREIGTNVKLDLFINGEGLEQADDRKLLSQIPLRDKMLLSARLSQINSNLPSSPDSSSDSSTSSPHHPYDGPNVENSLPGVVMSQRPQCVNFFFQLADLGCTLQHAQLRDGARNLLQLVPPDNLTVSRLQWLFGHYEDDETSQNPHCNEHNTTVDSLFFTASPSEVLYNLEVLYALLMPAPDPLSDRPFKFQFNFIKSGEVGVVLDMLTKNKFLPNADETTKRSAYLTVLKLCKFLLTVVGNIVVCVLDKVQAGHSENHNNHIQNNQDPVTVLKQALQSIPNQTTEYMLRNVAARLVKPLSLRMFSGGTDSDRCHQLFMLAISRDLPDVATIRAIIRLAWAASTGNLNNINASVESFHTMHELNQKEQRCPDNNDVLVCKEALEVLTIALALNSAAFEVLLRDKMWHMFLIDLVLLSTSRAIRIVAAEQFFLVSTWCRSGNPPVLFTISLLFTVLNTTVMENSKQCHEYFQLLCRLLNYAHISGCSVSAIENLLNIEITWLKHVRDSVKESGESHVDEAVLEGHLSLTKELVAFLPASKKYEIGSDEKHGINLIKELVEDFVFPASRLMLQLRSTGELSSSQACPVCTTPQSTSAAFDLLVGLCTGCVPNMKLLVTMLTDMFYSERDEPLIEWDYLPPVGLRPLKGFVGLKNAGATCYMNSVLQQLYMVESIRVGLLAAEGAATDLNEDFSGEERIEGEQTIEANDNDTNEEKCGVDESRKEYNIGILKQVQAIFGHLAYSKLQYYIPRGLWKHFKLQGEPVNLREQQDAVEFFMSLVESLDEALKALGHEQIMSKILGGSYSDQKICKGCPHRYSKEEPFSVISVDIRNHSNLLDSLEQYVKGELLEGADAYHCDKCNKKVVTVKRLCVKKLPPILAIQLKRFEYDYERVCAIKFNDYFEFPRDLDMEPYTVSGLAKLEGEVIDCDYEESIKGTCTKYQLTGIVVHSGQASGGHYYSYILHRQTDGNAKWYKFDDGDVTECKMEEEEEMKSQCFGGDYLGEVFDHISKRVSYRKQKRWWNAYMLFYTRLDIEENSLMKSFNELSLYTKLGVMKMPQAIEYSVRKQNIKFMHNRNQFSAEYFQFIKKLVSSDNHNINRQYLNEKPSPEVEELSMLAVQLASRFLFFTGFHTKKTLRGAATEWNDILCHHLCNSKAVRSWFAHNVLLNHPHRFCEYLLSCPSTEVRTAFVKIVVCLAHFSLHDSPSICTSINSSNILSEPTVKLSDHLMHAVLSLLQREISDHGRHLPHYFSLFHMYANLGLQEKLQLLTLNVPVTFMSVAIDEGPGPAIKYQYPELTKLHQVVSMLIRCCDVSSRTTSKEPPLPNPYGDSSCQSGYLMPIQPQAAELLFVENSYMKKLIEDANVTEDTTKLLQFCCWENFNLSRTVISELLLQISFVYAHELRHHTDLLLAILLMEDNWQNNRICTALQGLYEEREGLFDIIQKYKNQQQKRAYQCIKCMVQLFSKCRAAHRYLCHSSELKRKWMHAVEWLHDELDKRPYPPTAPYTLPYNNWSPPAQSNDSTNGFGLERSNSAKKTLEKAVVYCSEMEPEIEETREDCVEETEKYQPQTRDLLRSGRSVVWGSASIGYPEVSVIQQMQEDQPQPGPSPVHTPLLAHQIRSPHNCESSQSTSQDP, from the exons ATGACGATTGCTACAAGGGGCCAGGGGGTAGGAATAGATCCTCCCGATAGCCAGCAGAGTTCACAG ATGCATAGTCCACCTGGTTCACAACAATTAGCTGATTCAATGTCAGGTCTTCACCTCGCAGAAAATGTGGTACAAACTGAGTGTGTCAACGATACTATAACTTCTGTAGATGACAGTAATCAGCACCTTAGAGAACCTGATTTTCCTATCTCTAAACTTAACATTCTTCATGAAAAAATATCTAGTTCACGATGGGTCGTTCCAGTCCTACCTGAACAAGAATTAGAGTGCCTCTTACAAGCTAGCATTGAGCTTTGTAAAAAGG GAATTGATGTACAAAGCGAAGCGTGTCAGCGTTTCTTTCGTGAAGGGcttacaatttcttttaccAAAATATTAACGGACGATGCGGTAAATAGTTGGAAATCGCACATTCACAACTATATCAATGCAAATTGTGAACATTTAGTGGAACTCTGTGTTTTGAAATTAGATGAGGATTGGTTTCCATTACTTGATTTATTGGCAATGGTTTTTGATCCCAGTAATAA ATTTCATACATTTAATGCAGCAAGAGCATCTGAAACTGTTCCTCCTGGATGTAATATACCAGATGAGGAACTTTATGCACGTCCACCTATCGAGTCAAGAACACCTCGTGGATGGCTTGTAGATCTAATAAATAg ATTTGGAAGGTTAAAGGGATTTGAAATTCTTCTCTCAAGATTTCAAAGTCGTCGTAATTTAACTGTACCAGTAATCTATGCCCTGATTAGGCCTTTTGGTTTATGTTATGAATTACTGACTGTccatacaataataaaataccttATGCCCATTGtg GAAATGATACCTGTTATCTTGGACAACTTAACTGATGatgaattaaagaaagagGCAAAAAATGAAGCAAAAAACGATGCCATATCAGCCATAATTAAAGCTGCAAAATGTTTGGTATCAAGAGTACCTCATCAAgaagaaatgattaaaaaccTGGAAATATTgagattaaaaatgatattgagACTATTACAAATATCTTCCTTTAATGGAAAAATGAATGCTTTAAACGAAGTAAATAAGGTTATTACAAGTGTGAATTATTATCAGCATCGTAATACAGCTGTAGAGGAGGAAGAATGGTTGACTGCTGAACGTATGGCA AAATGGATTAAAGATAACGGAGTATTGGAAATAGTTTTGAGAGATTCGCTACATCAACCACAATATGTAGAAAAGTTggaaaaaattttacgatttatcATAAAAGTACGTGCCCTCACATTAGAAGACTTAGATAACATATGGGCAGCTCAAGCCGGTAAACATGAAGCTATTGTGAAGAATGTTCATGATTTGTTGGCTAAATTAGCCTGGGATTTTAGTCCTGAACAACTCGACCATCTATTTGAATGCTTTcag GCAAGTTGGAAAACTGCTAATAAAAAACAGCGAGAAAAATTGTTAGAATTGATCAGAAGACTAGCAGAAGATGATAAAGATGGAGTTATGGCTCATAag GTGTTAACCCTTTTTTGGAATCTGGCTCATTCAGACGAAGTTCCCACTGAGATAATGGATCAGGCATTAAATGCACATGTTAAAATTTTGGACTATTCATGTTCGCAAGAAAGAGATGCACAAAAGACAATCTGGTTAGATAAATGTgtagaagaattaaaaagtgGGGACAAATGGGCTTTACCTGCTCTGAAACAAATCCGAGAGATTTGTTTATTATACGAAGCAAATTCTAATCCAGCTCATCAACGTAGCCATAATTTACATTATAG aCAGGATGTTATAGAACGTTTACAGCAGGACCATTTAGTTGTAGTACTTGTAACTAACAGTTTAACAAATTATATGGACAAAGTGCGTCAATTGGTAAAGGAGAATCCAGACCTTGATCCAAATACCTTTGTGCCTGATGGTCGATACAATCATATTATGCAAGTGCACGAAAGACTTAATTTTTTGCGTTTTCTATTAAGA GATGGTCAGTTATGGTTATGTGCAGAACAAGCTAACCAAATTTGGCAATGTTTAGCCGAACAAGGTGTATTTGTCTCAGATCGCGAGGCTTGTTTCAAATGGTTTTCTAAACTTATGGGAGAAGAACAGGATCTTGACCCAGGAATAACTACGaacttttttgaaaataatatactgCGGTTAGATCCAACGTTACTTACTGAAAGTGGTATAAAGTGTtatgaaagattttttaaaactGTTAATTCTAAACAAGGAAAGTTAATactaaagaaaagaacattaCTTATGGATGATGTTGATTTGATTGGAACTGATTATTTGTGGCGG gtgGTAACAAATAGTCCTGAAGAAATCGCAAATCGTGCTATAGAACTTTTAAAAGAAGTAAATACTAATTTAGGACCACGTCTGCAATCATCTGCACTAGAGTTTCATGATGATTACATAGCAGAATGTATGGATAGATTAAAGACCCATTATGATACTGTGTCTGCCTTAAGTAAGGTTTAtcttggaaagaaagaagaaagggatgagcaaatgtcaaataaaattaaagtagAGGCTATAAAAATGTGTCGTGTAATGAAAGTATTGCAAGAATACATAAATGAATGTGACACTGCATTTCCagaagaacgaaaaatattaccattaCATAg agCAGCTCGTGGAAAACATTTATCTCTTATAATTAGATTTCCAAATCATATTCGTAATACGGAtgatatagagatatatacacacagtAATGATACATTGGCTTCATTAAAACGTCAAATATTACGTCGattgaaagggagagagattgGAACAAATGTGAAACtcgatttattcattaatggCGAAGGTTTGGAACAAGCAGATGATAGAAAATTGTTATCTCAAATTCCACTTAGAGATAAAATG cTATTATCTGCCAGATTAAGTCAGATAAATAGTAATCTGCCTAGTTCTCCAGATAGCAGTTCAGATAGTTCAACTAGTTCTCCGCATCATCCTTATGATGGGCCAAATGTAGAGAACAGTTTACCTGGAGTG GTCATGTCACAGAGGCCACAGTGtgtgaattttttcttccaattAGCAGATCTTGGTTGTACACTGCAACATGCTCAGTTACGCGATGGTGCTCGAAATCTTTTGCAATTAGTACCACCTGATAATTTGACAGTATCAAGATTACAATGGCTTTTTGGCCATTATGAAGATGATGAAACTTCACAGAATCCGCATTGTAATGAACATAACACAACAGtagattctttattttttactgcAAGTCCTAGTgaagttttatataatttagag GTGTTATATGCATTGTTGATGCCAGCTCCTGATCCTCTATCTGATAGACCATTTaagtttcaatttaattttattaaaagtggTGAAGTAGGAGTTGTACTCGAtatgttaacaaaaaataaatttttaccaAATGCAGATGAAACTACTAAACGATCTGCGTATTTGACAGTGCTGAAACTCTGCAAATTTTTACTAACAGTAGTTGGAAATATTGTGGTATGTGTATTGGATAAAGTTCAAGCTGGACATTCGGAAAATCACAATAATCACATACAAAATAATCAAGATCCTGTAACTGTTTTAAAACAGGCTTTACAAAGCATACCTAATCAAACCACTGAATATATGCTAAGAAATGTTGCAGCACGTTTAGTAAAACCTTTATCACTACGAATGTTCTCTGGTGGAACTGATTCTGATAGGTGTCATCAGCTTTTTATGCTAGCTATTTCACGGGATTTACCTGATGTGGCCACTATTCGTGCCATAATTAGATTAGCGTGGGCTGCATCAACTggaaatttgaataatattaatgcatCCGTTGAAAGTTTTCATACAATGCATGAACTAAATCAGAAAGAACAAAGATGTcctgataataatgatgtattag tTTGTAAAGAAGCATTGGAAGTCTTGACAATAGCTTTAGCGCTCAATTCGGCGGCATTTGAAGTTCTATTGAGAGACAAAATGTGGCATATGTTTTTAATAGACCTTGTATTACTGAGTACATCGAGAGCAATTAGAATTGTGGCAGCAGAGCAATTTTTCCTTGTGTCGACATGGTGCCGTAGTGGAAATCCACCAGTGTTATTTACTATTTCATTACTCTTTACTGTTTTAAATACCACAGTTATGGAAAATTCAAAACAGTGTCATGAGTATTTTCAA cTCTTATGTAGACTATTAAATTATGCACATATATCAGGATGTTCTGTCTCAGCTATAGAAAACTTactaaatattgaaataacttGGTTAAAACATGTAAGAGATAGTGTTAAGGAATCAGGGGAAAGTCATGTGGACGAGGCAGTCCTTGAAGGACACCTTAGTTTAACTAAGGAATTAGTAGCCTTCTTGCCTGCTAGTAAAAAGTATGAAATTGGATCTGACGAGAAACAtggaataaatttgataaag GAATTAGTAGAAGATTTCGTCTTCCCTGCATCACGTTTAATGCTGCAACTTCGTAGTACCGGAGAATTAAGTTCATCGCAAGCTTGTCCAGTTTGTACTACTCCTCAGTCAACTAGCGCAGCATTCGACTTACTTGTAGGTCTTTGTACAGGCTGTGTACCCAACATGAAACTTCTAGTCACGATGCTCACTGACATGTTTTATTCGGAAAGAGATGAGCCATTAATTGAATGGGACTATTTACCACCAGTTGGGCTTAGGCCACTTAAAGGCTTCGTAGGTTTGAAGAATGCAGGAGCTACATGTTATATGAACTCAGTATTACAACAATTATATATGGTTGAAAGTATTAGAGTTGGACTATTAGCTGCAGAAGGAGCAGCAACTGATTTAAACGAAGATTTTTCTGGAGAAGAAAGAATCGAAGGAGAACAAACTATAGAAGCAAATGATAATGACAccaatgaagaaaaatgtgGAGTTGACGAATCGAGGAAGGAATATAATATCGGCATATTAAAACAAGTGCAAGCAATATTTGGACATTTGGCTTATAGcaaattacaatattacatACCAAGAGGTCTTTGGAAACATTTTAA ACTGCAGGGTGAACCTGTAAATCTTAGGGAACAGCAAGATGCAGTGGAGTTTTTTATGAGTTTAGTGGAAAGTTTGGATGAAGCACTTAAAGCTTTGGGGCATGAACAAATAATGAGTAAAATTCTTGGTGGCTCATACAGTGATCAAAAAATCTGCAAAGGTTGCCCTCATAG ATATTCCAAAGAAGAACCATTCAGTGTGATTAGTGTGGATATAAGGAATCATAGTAATTTATTGGATTCTCTTGAACAATATGTGAAAGGTGAACTATTGGAAGGAGCCGATGCTTATCATTGTGATAAATGCAACAAAAAA gTAGTAACAGTAAAGAGGTTATGCGTGAAAAAACTGCCACCTATTTTAGCGATACAACTAAAAAGGTTTGAGTATGACTATGAACGAGTTTGtgctattaaatttaatgattatttcgaGTTCCCAAGAGATCTTGATATGGAACCCTATACAGTCTCTGGTTTAGCTAAGTTGGAAGGAGAAGTCATAGATTGTGATTATGAGGAATCTATAAAAGGAACTTGtacaaaatatcaattaacTGGCATCGTAGTACATAGTGGCCAGGCTAGTGGTggccattattattcttatattttgcATAG ACAAACCGATGGAAATGCTAAATGGTATAAATTCGATGATGGAGATGTAACAGAATGTAAaatggaagaggaagaagaaatgaaatcaCAATGTTTTGGTGGTGATTATTTGGGCGAAGTGTTTGATCATATATCGAAACGTGTCAGTTACCGTAAACAAAAACGATGGTGGAATGCGTATATGCTTTTTTATACCAGACTAGACatagaagaaaattctttaatgaaaagtttcaacgaattatcattat atACTAAGCTAGGTGTAATGAAAATGCCACAAGCTATCGAATACAGTGTGAGGAAGCAGAATATTAAGTTTATGCATAATCGGAATCAATTTAGTgcagaatattttcaatttataaaaaaattagtgTCTtctgataatcataatattaacagaCAATATCTTAATGAAAAACCT AGCCCAGAAGTAGAAGAATTATCGATGTTAGCAGTTCAATTAGCGTCgagatttttattcttcactGGTTTTCATACTAAAAAAACATTACGTGGAGCAGCCACAGAGTGGAATGATATTTTATGTCATCATCTTTGTAATAGTAAAGCAGTACGCTCTTGGTTCGCTCATAATGTTCTTCTGAATCATCcacatag atTTTGTGAATATCTTTTAAGTTGTCCTAGTACCGAAGTAAGAACAGCCTTTGTTAAAATTGTAGTGTGTCTTGCACATTTTTCATTACACGATAGCCCATCAATATGTACTAGTATAAATTCATCAA ATATACTTTCAGAACCCACTGTAAAACTGAGCGATCATCTGATGCATGCGGTACTTTCGTTACTCCAAAGAGAAATCTCCGATCATGGTCGCCACCTTCcacattatttttcattatttcacaTGTATGCTAATTTAGGATTACAAGAGAAATTACAATTGCTCACG ctTAACGTTCCAGTTACATTCATGTCAGTCGCAATTGACGAAGGGCCTGGACCagcaataaaatatcaatatcctGAATTGACGAAACTTCATCAAGTTGTTAGTATGTTGATACGTTGTTGTGACGTATCTTCGAGAACAACTTCGAAAGAACCACCTTTGCCAAATCCATATGGTGATTCATCATGCCAGTCAGGCTATCTCATGCCTATTCAACCGCAAGCAGCCGAACTTCTTTTTGTTGAAAACAG TTACATGAAAAAGTTGATCGAAGATGCTAATGTTACCGAAGATACTACCAAGTTATTACAGTTTTGTTGTTGGGAAAACTTCAATTTATCGCGAACAGTAATTAGTGAATTACTTTTACAAATAAGTTTCGTTTATGCACACGAATTAAGGCATCATACGGATCTTCTTCTTGCTATACTTCTTATGGAAGATAATTGGCAGAATAATCGTATTTGTACAGCACTTCaag GTTTATACGAAGAAAGGGAGGGATTATTTGACATAAttcagaaatataaaaatcaacaaCAGAAAAGAGCATACCAATGTATAAAGTGTATGGTACAATTGTTTAGCAAATGTAGAGCTGCACATCGATATTTGTGTCACTCAtccgaattaaaaagaaaatggatgcATGCTGTTGAGTGGCTTCACGATGAGTTAGATAAA agACCATATCCACCAACAGCACCTTATACACTACCATACAATAATTGGTCTCCTCCAGCACAATCCAATGATTCAACGAACGGATTTGGATTAGAACGTAGTAACAGTGCTAAAAAGACTTTGGAAAAAGCAGTAGTTTATTGTTCTGAAATGGAACCAGAAATCGAAGAAACAAGGGAAGATTGCGtagaagaaacagagaaatatCAGCCTCAAACGAGAGACTTATTGCGATCTGGTCGTAGTGTAGTTTGGGGATCTGCATCTATAGG TTATCCCGAAGTTTCTGTAATACAACAAATGCAAGAAGATCAGCCACAGCCTGGACCATCTCCAGTTCACACACCTCTTCTAGCACATCAAATACGCAGTCCACATAATTGTGAATCATCCCAAAGTACAAGCCAGGATCCATAA